The Corallincola holothuriorum genomic interval CCGCCAAATGATCATAGCGTCGATAAAGCTCACATAGGCCATCAAAGAGATGTTGGGAGGCGTTCGGCAGTTCGCAAGGACGCCAATTAGGCAAGCAGGTGACTTCACCACGTTTTAAACCGTCATCTTCCATAAACACCCGCTCCAAGCGAAAGCGTTCAACCCCCTCCACTGTGATCCCCAGCAGCCCATCAGCAGTTTGTTCAAAATCAACCACCTGCACCCGAGTACCGATCGGCAACATATTCACTAGGCTATTTGCGCTGCGTTTCTTCAACATGCAGACACCAAAACCAACATCACTCTGGCATGCCTCTTTTACCAGCCGAATGTAACGGGACTCAAATATCCGCAACTGCATCTTTCCGCCAGGCAACACATGCGCACTAAGGGGAAAGAGCGGGAGAGTGTCTTTAACGACAGTCATAACGCCTCATCTGGATGCCGTTGATTAGGCATCATCTACCACTATTACTTGTTGCTTATACGGTAGGAAACAGCGATCTGATCGGCATACGCAAAGAATGTTTTAATCTAACGAGTCTCGGTAAGCAGTCCTATCCGTCACGGGAGCGGACAAATTCATCTAGCGGTTGCACGGTAAGCCGCTTACCGCCGCCCAACAGATAACTGCTAAGTAACTTATATCGGTCCAGTTCAAATTCAGTACTGCCAGCATCCAAGCACGCCTGCAGATCAGTGGGTTGCAACGCTTCTGCTGAATCACAGCTTTGCAGTAACACCCAATGATCAATCAGATGAAAGCTACGCAGATCACTGAAGCTGTCTTCCTCAATCAGCACCATCGGCTGCTGCCACGGCCATTGAGTCAGTTTCATGCTGTTTAATGCCAAGCCCAGGCGCAGGTTCCACAACTCGGCGGACTCTTGGCCGCAACAGGGGCCTTGGCACTCGCCCAGTTGATAGCCAAAACAGGCACCGTCTCCAGCTTCTAGCTGCAGCAGCCGCAAACAGAGACGATGGGATGTGGCAAGTCCGGTCAGCGCTTTATTCGCCTGATTTTTACTGCGAAAAGTGCCGAAGTAGTCAGCTAAGCAGAGTGGGTCTATCTGCTCGGTGAAGACGATCCTGTGGTAACCACGTTCATCACTCTGTAATTGCAGACTGACCACTTTTTTAACCGGCTTTAGCTGTCGATTAAAAAAGGGGCGATGTTGTTTTATTTCGTGCAGCTCCTGCAGTAGCGCCGTTAACTCGCCCGCCGTTTGTGTCCATTCGATATGCCGCACCCGATCTGTCATCTGGTGTCCTTTACTGGTGCTGTGATGGCCGCTGAAATGGCTACTCACCCGCTGGTAGAGATTAACGCTCTTACCAACGTAGATAAGTGCCCCGTCATCATCAAAAAAGCGATAGACACCCGGGGCGGCAGGCAGTTGGTCAAACAGATCCGGCGCTAACCCCGGTGGTAGGCTTGGTCTTTGGGTAAGAATAGCCACCTGCTGCGCCACTTTGTCACAGCCAAGTTCGCTCTGCGCATGACGATAAAAAGCCAACATGGCATCGACATCGCCCATCGCCCGATGGCGAGTCACCTGCGGCAACTGATGGCGCTGGATAATAATATCCAGATTGTGCTTGTTGTGTTGTGGATAGAGGGCTCGGGACAATTTAACCGTACACAGTGCGGTAGCTTGCCAAGGCCGCTTTAAGCGGCGAAATTCATTTTTCAGAAAGCCATAATCAAATCTGGAATTGTGGGCAACAAACAGCGCGTCATCAGTCAGCTCCGCGACTTTATCTGCCACGGTGGCAAACAGCGGTGCATCCCGCAGCATCTGGTCACTAATGCCGGTATAGCGAACGATAAACGGGGACAATGGCTGCTCAGGATCGACCAGGCTAGACCAGCGCTCAACCTCCTGACCATCTTCCGTCACCACAATGGCCACTTCGATAATCCGATCACGGGTGGCAACACCGCCAGTAGTTTCCAAATCAACAAACGCCATGCGCATTGAATTTATTTCCCCGTAGTGCCGCAATATCATGGTTTTTTGCAAAGATAATCGACATTATACGTCGAGAAGATCAGATGCGGTTTGTCTGTCACCCATACAAACCATTACAATGCCCTCTTTGCTCGCTACCAGTCTCAGTCAACAGGTCCAGAATGAAAGCCCATATCGAACAGTTGCTATCGCAAACCGTTGAAATCCTTAAGTCTGAACAGGTCATCCCTGCAGAGGTCACTCCCAGGATCCAGGTTGACCGTGCCCGCGATAAAAGCCACGGCGATCTGGCAACCAACTTAGCAATGATGCTGGCAAAGCCTGCCAAGATGAATCCTCGGCAATTAGCAGAACAAATAATTGCCAAGCTGCCCGCCTCTGAGCGGGTTGCCAAAGTGGAGATCGCCGGCCCGGGCTTTATCAATTTCTTCCTCGATAGTGGTTTCCTTGGCAAGCAGATCACTGAAATTGTTGCTGACCCGCGGGCGAACGTCGCCACAGTCGACTCACCACAGACAATTGTGGTGGATTACTCTGCCCCCAATGTCGCGAAAGAGATGCATGTCGGCCATATCCGCTCGACCATTATTGGTGACGCGTTGGTGCGGACATTGGAGTTTCTTGGACACAAGGTGATCCGCGCCAACCATATTGGCGACTGGGGCACCCAGTTCGGCATGTTAATCACCCACCTGGAATCATTGCAGAGCGAGCAGCCCGACGCCGTCAACTCGGAACTCAGTGATCTGGAGAAGTTCTACCGTGAGTCCAAGCAGCGTTATGACGCTGATGAAGTGTTTGCCGAGAAAGCCCGTAATTACGTGGTCAAACTGCAAAGCGGTGACGCTTGGTGCCGTGAGATGTGGCAGAAACTGGTGGACATCACCCTCGAGCAAAACCAAAAAAATTACGACCGTTTGAATGTCTCACTCAACAGCAGCCACACCATGGGCGAAAGCCTGTACAACCCGATGCTGAAAGAGATCGTTGATGATCTAAAAGCCAAAGGGCTGGCGGTTGAGGATGACGGTGCCGTCGTGGTGTTCCTCGACGAGTATAAGAACAAAGATGGTGACCCGATGGGGGTGATCATTCAAAAGCGCGATGGCGGCTACCTTTACACCACCACAGATATCGCTTGCGCCAAGTATCGTCATGAACAGTTACATGCTGATCGCGTGCTCTACTTCATCGATTCGCGACAAGCAATGCATCTGCAGCAAGCTTGGACTATCGTCCGCAAAGCCGGCTATATCCCCGCCGAGATGAGCCTAGAGCACCACGCTTTCGGCATGATGCTGGGCAAAGATGGTAAGCCATTTAAAACCCGCTCAGGTGGCACAGTTAAGCTTTCTGATCTTCTGGACGAAGCACAGCAACGCGCCATCGATCTGGTACGCAGTAAAAACCCGGACTTGGCCGCAGATGAACTGGCAAGTATTGCCGACGCAGTGGGTATTGGCGCGGTGAAATATGCTGATCTGTCAAAGAATCGTACCACTGATTACATCTTTGATTGGGACAACATGCTGGCGTTTGAAGGCAATACTGCGCCTTATCTGCAGTACGCATATACGCGTATTCAGTCAATTTTCCGGAAAGCTGGAGTCGACCCGACCCAGCTCAGCGGTGAAGTCTCTCTAGCGCAAGCTGCGGAAGAGAACCTGGCGCAAAAGCTGGTGCAGTTTAATGACATCATTCAAAGCGTCGCGACAAAAGGCACACCACATCTGTTATGCGGCTACCTGTTCGAACTGGCAGGCAACTTCATGACGTTCTACGAAGCTTGTCCGGTAAACAAAGATGATGTCGCTGCCGACGTGAAACAAAGTCGCTTACAATTGTGCGCTGCCACAGCCAAAACACTTAAGTTAGGCTTAGACACGCTGGGAATTAAGACACTGGAGAAGATGTAAACCGTGCCAAGGGATTACGCCCACCGCAGTAAGCCAAAGCCCCGCCGCGCTGCAACCAAATCAACGGGGCGCAGCGCTAAAAAGGCTCCGGCGCCGGTAAAGAAACCACCCTATTTCGCCATGGTGATCGCCGTGGCGCTGGTAGGTGCGTTTGGCTACCTGCTGATGCAGCTCAATGGGACAGCGGAAACGCAACCCGCACCGGTGGCAGAAACCACCAAACCCAAGGTCACCACACGTCCGCAAAGCCAGCTGAAGGAAACGCCACTGCCACCGCCGCCAGCGGAGGATTGGCAGTACATCGAAGAGCTGGAAAACAAAGAGGTGGTGGTTGATGTACCACCGCCAGAGCCCAGCCAAGGGCCCTATCAGATGCAGTGCGCTTCGTTCCGTAGTTCAGCACAAGCGGAATCGATGAAGGCAAAAATTGCCTTTCAGGGCAAAGAAGCAATGGTACGAAGGGCGGAAGGCAAAAGTGGCACCTGGTACAAGGTGGTGCTCGGCCCCTACGAGCAGAAACGTAGCGCCGAAAAAGATCGCCATATCCTCGCCCGTAGCGGTATCAAGACCTGCAAGATCTGGAAATGGCAGGGTTGAGTTCCTGAGCTTGCGTCCCCACATCCTTTTCTATGTGTGAAAGGTGGCTGCTTCCAGCCACCTAAACCAAAGGAAAGATTTGTGACCACTATTGTTTCAGTTCGCCGTAATGGCAAAGTCGTCATCGCCGGTGACGGTCAGGTTTCCCTCGGTAATACCGTGATGAAAGGTAACGCCCGTAAAGTGCGTCGCCTGTATAACAATCGTGTGATCGGTGGCTTCGCTGGCGGTACCGCCGACGCATTTACTCTGTTCGAACGCTTTGAAGCCAAGCTAGAGATGCATCAAGGCCACCTGCAAAAAGCCGCCGTAGAGCTCGCCAAAGACTGGCGCTCCGATCGAGCGCTACGCCGCTTAGAAGCGCTGTTAGCCGTTGCAGATCATGAGAGCTCACTGATCATTACCGGTAATGGTGATGTCGTGCAGCCAGAACATGATCTGATCGCCATCGGCTCTGGTGGACCATTCGCCCAAGCCGCCGCATTAGCTCTGTTGGAAAATACCGAGCTGGAAGCAAAAGAGATCGCAGAAAAAGCCCTGACGATTGCAGGCGACATCTGCGTCTTTACCAACAGCTTCCATACCATCGAAGAAATTGACAGTAACAACGCATAAGCAAGTACCCGCGTTGCAGACAGGATCAGAACATGTCCCAAATGACCCCGAGAGAAATTGTCCACGAATTAGACCGGCATATTATCGGTCAGGACGACGCTAAACGCGCCGTCGCCATTGCCCTGCGTAATCGCTGGCGCCGGATGCAGTTGGAGCCAGAGTTACGCCAGGAAGTCACGCCCAAAAATATCCTGATGATCGGCCCGACCGGTGTCGGCAAAACCGAGATCGCCCGTCGTTTAGCTAAATTGGCTAATGCCCCATTTATTAAGATCGAAGCCACCAAATTCACCGAGGTGGGTTATGTAGGTAAAGAGGTTGATAGCATTATCCGTGACCTCACCGACATGGCAATGAAGATGGTGCGCGAGCAGGAGACCGAACGCTTCAAGTACCGGGCAGAAGAGTTGGCAGAAGAGCGCATTTTGGATGCCTTGCTGCCACCACCACGCAACCAGTTTGGTGAGCCAGAAGCAACCTCAGATAGCAATACCCGTCAGGTGTTTCGGAAAAAGTTACGGGAAGGTCAACTCAACGATAAAGAGATCGAGATTGAGATCGCACAGCCACAAGTCGGCGTAGAGATCATGGCACCACCCGGCATGGAAGAGATGACCAACCAGCTACAAGGGATGTTTCAAAATATCGCTGGACGCGGCACCGAAGGTAAATCACGTAAACTAAAAGTATCAGAAGCACTAAAATTGGCGACCGAAGAGGAAGCAGCCAAGCTGATTAACCCTGAAGAGCTTAAAGAAAAAGCGCTGGAATCAGTAGAACAGCATGGCATCGTGTTCATTGATGAGATCGACAAGGTCTGCAAACGTGCCGACACATCAGGCCCCGATGTCAGCCGAGAAGGCGTACAGCGTGATCTCCTGCCATTGGTGGAAGGCTGCACGGTCAATACCAAGCATGGCATGGTGAAGACTGACCATATCCTGTTTGTTGCCTCCGGCGCATTCCAGATGGCTAAGCCATCAGATCTGATCCCAGAACTGCAGGGGCGCCTACCGATCCGTGTTGAGCTAGGTGCACTTAGCAGCGACGATTTTGTACGCATCTTAACTGAGCCCAAAGCATCACTGACAGAGCAATATCGAGCACTGATGGCTACCGAAGGTGTATCAGTTGAGTTCACTGACGATGGCATCAAAAAGATCGCCGACGCCGCCTGGCAGGTCAACGAAACAACAGAAAACATCGGTGCCCGACGTCTGCATACCGTGATGGAACGCTTAATGGAGGAGGTCTCTTTTGACGCCTCCGATAAACAAGGCGAGTCACTACTGATCGATGGCCAATATGTCACCGACCATCTGGATGCACTGGTCGAAGATGAAGATTTAAGTCGCTTCATCCTCTAATGGCCGGACCGCAACTCACAGGCATTACGCTAAATCGCGCTGAACGGCTCCTGACAGTGCGTTTTGATGACGGGGAAGCCTATGCCATTCCCTGTGAGTTGCTGCGCGTCTCCAGCCCCTCTGCTGAAGTTCACGGTCATGGTAAACCGGTCTTAGTCAGCCATAAGCGCGAGGTCAATATCAAGGCAATTGAAAGGGTAGGCAACTACGCCGTCAAACTGATATTTGACGATGGCCATGATACCGGCATCTACCCCTGGCAACTGCTGTATATTCTCGGGCGGGATCAAAGCAAAATCTGGCAAGATTATCTGCAACGCTTAGCTGCGCAGAAAGGCAGTAGAGAGCCGCTAATACCGGTGCAAGTGAAGTTTTCAGACTAAACAACACCCTTCAACCAGCCGGAACTCAGGCATTAAAAAAGGCAGCGAACGCTGCCTTTTTTATTTCCCGCAAGGGGAATTAGCCGTTTACGCTGTCTTTCAGTGCTTTACCAGCAGTGAATGCAGGAACGTTAGCCGCAGCGATCTGGATCTCTGCACCCGTCTGAGGGTTACGACCAGTGCGCGCAGCACGGTGAGAGATCTTAAATGTGCCGAAGCCTACCAGCTGTACTGGGTCGCCTTCTTTCAGGCTTTGCGTCACTGATGCCAGCAGCACATCCAGTGCATCTTTTGCTTTAGCTTTGCTCAGATCTGCGCCTTCGGCAATCTTGTCGATCAGCTCGGTTTTGTTCATTGGAAAGTATCCTCGTTGTTATTAGTAATCTGACGTTTTCGCCAACTCTCTGGGAATTAATGAAGCAAAAGCGGCTTGGAAGCAAGCCGCATTGTATTTATTTACCTGATATTGGAAAAAAGATCACGAAAATTCCCCGCATCACGGGGCTTTCAGCGCATTTTTTAGACTTTGAACTCAGAAATAGCCGAGCTTAAATGAGCAGCCTGCTCTGCCACCTGTCCGGTTGCTTTTGCGTTGTGTTCACTGGCTTCCGCTGATTGAGCAGCAATATCACGAATGTTGGTCACATTGCGGTTCACTTCCGCCGCCACATGGCTCTGCTCTTCAATTGCTGTCGCTATCTGCGTACTCATATCCATAATATGAGTCACATCAGAAGTGATCTGACTCAACAGATCACCAGCGGCTGCCGCCTGCTCTGCACTGCCCATCCCCTCTTCTCGACACGTCGTCATCAATTGCACGATATCAACGGTACGAGCCTGCAGGTTATCAATGATATTAGCGATCTCTTGGGTCGACTCCTGGGTACGCATGGCCAAATTGCGCACTTCATCTGCAACAACCGCAAAACCACGTCCCTGTTCACCGGCACGAGCGGCTTCAATCGCGGCATTCAACGCCAATAAATTGGTTTGTTCTGCGATACCACGGATCACATCAAGCACTGAACCGATAGTCACGCTGTCATTCTCTAACTGTGAAACCACTTCGGAGCTTTGCACCAAACGCTCTGACAAACTACGGATGCGATCCACCGTCATGTCCACTTCCGACTTACCCGCTTCAGCATTACGGTTAGTCTCTTCGGCATTATTGGCGGCCATTTCAGTGTTCTTGGCAATCTCCTCAATGGTGGCTCCCATCTCGGTCGCTGCGGTAGCCACCATGTCAGTTTCAGACAGCTGGCTTTGCATACCATCAAGCGTATGTTCTGAGTTGGACGACAGTTCTTCAGTGGCACTATTAAGCGAATTAACCGCATCCGTGACCTCGACGATCAAAGCGCGGAAGTTATCCATCATATGATTGAAGTTCTCGCTAACCTGCCCCAGTTCATTGTCTTCATTCACTTCCACTCGCAACGTTAAGTCGTTTGTTTCAGCGACCCGTCGCGTCATTACGCGTAACGCCTGAACGGGACGATTAATGGCACGAGAGATCTGAATGTTCAGTACCAACAGTAAGATGATCACCACCACCGCGAAAATAGTTAATATGGTATTGATACTGGCTTCTTTAGTGGTAATTTCTTCGTCAATATGCAGTTCGACAGCGGCAAGCAGCTCTTCACTTTGATGGATCACTGCACGCAACTCACCTCTTATGCCACTGTTTTGATCCAGCCCTATTTTCTGCGCACCAGCAGCAAACAGCTCAAATTGGCTTTGATAATTACCTAACAGCGCTGTTAATTGGGATTTCGTGCCAGAGGCCAATTTACTGCCTTTGACATCGTTCAACAGTGACTGCATATTTTTACTAAATTTATCCAGATATTTAGCATCACTGCGCAACATAAAATCTTTTTCATTGCGGCGTAGCTGCAACATACCGGCCGCCAACTGATAATTCTTTTGAGCGTACAACAGCTTCTCAACATCATGCACCGCGCTTCGCAGAGCACCATTTAGTCCAGACTTATGATCCAAACCAATAACCCGCTGTTCGGCGATCAGCTGCTTGAATAGTTGATGATATTGGTCGATCACCGCTTTCAAGCGGTTTTCCTCTTCGACGATGGTTTCATTGTCCAAACGGGTCTGCAACAAAGCCAACGTCTGCTGAAAAGTAGCGACCTCTTCAGTAAATTTGCCTTCATATTTGTCCAGCTTACGTGCCAGAAAGTCTTTTTCATGGCGCCGTAACATCAACATAGAGCTGTTAAGCTTTTCCGTTTCCAGTGATGCCCGATGTAAGTCTCCAACACTGCTCATCCCCAACGCGCTAGCGACAGCCAACACAACAAGTGCGACAAGGCTTATCACCGTATTCAATTTTAGCTTTTGGCTTATCAACATCGCTCAACAAACTCCATCTATACCAGGGGCTGATCAATTCTATCGGCACCATTGGTTAATGGTTTAGCCGACAAAGAAAGATAAGCCAAAGTCTAGGCAGAAAATCTTGGTCATGCCTCATCTCTCTTTAAAGATCAGCAGCTTTAGTCACAGGATCGATGAGTTATGTCTATAAATAAGAGATAGCTCTCGTTACAAGGCTCTCACTATGGCTGCACCTTCATTGGCAGAAAATTTTGATCGTTACTTTGGCATCCGTTATGCGAAGAACCCGGCGCTGAAAAATTT includes:
- a CDS encoding LON peptidase substrate-binding domain-containing protein — its product is MTVVKDTLPLFPLSAHVLPGGKMQLRIFESRYIRLVKEACQSDVGFGVCMLKKRSANSLVNMLPIGTRVQVVDFEQTADGLLGITVEGVERFRLERVFMEDDGLKRGEVTCLPNWRPCELPNASQHLFDGLCELYRRYDHLAELYPQPMANDASWICQRWLELLPLSAEDKLLLVEQSDCQSALKFLTDTVQLKTA
- a CDS encoding exonuclease domain-containing protein, producing MRMAFVDLETTGGVATRDRIIEVAIVVTEDGQEVERWSSLVDPEQPLSPFIVRYTGISDQMLRDAPLFATVADKVAELTDDALFVAHNSRFDYGFLKNEFRRLKRPWQATALCTVKLSRALYPQHNKHNLDIIIQRHQLPQVTRHRAMGDVDAMLAFYRHAQSELGCDKVAQQVAILTQRPSLPPGLAPDLFDQLPAAPGVYRFFDDDGALIYVGKSVNLYQRVSSHFSGHHSTSKGHQMTDRVRHIEWTQTAGELTALLQELHEIKQHRPFFNRQLKPVKKVVSLQLQSDERGYHRIVFTEQIDPLCLADYFGTFRSKNQANKALTGLATSHRLCLRLLQLEAGDGACFGYQLGECQGPCCGQESAELWNLRLGLALNSMKLTQWPWQQPMVLIEEDSFSDLRSFHLIDHWVLLQSCDSAEALQPTDLQACLDAGSTEFELDRYKLLSSYLLGGGKRLTVQPLDEFVRSRDG
- the argS gene encoding arginine--tRNA ligase, giving the protein MKAHIEQLLSQTVEILKSEQVIPAEVTPRIQVDRARDKSHGDLATNLAMMLAKPAKMNPRQLAEQIIAKLPASERVAKVEIAGPGFINFFLDSGFLGKQITEIVADPRANVATVDSPQTIVVDYSAPNVAKEMHVGHIRSTIIGDALVRTLEFLGHKVIRANHIGDWGTQFGMLITHLESLQSEQPDAVNSELSDLEKFYRESKQRYDADEVFAEKARNYVVKLQSGDAWCREMWQKLVDITLEQNQKNYDRLNVSLNSSHTMGESLYNPMLKEIVDDLKAKGLAVEDDGAVVVFLDEYKNKDGDPMGVIIQKRDGGYLYTTTDIACAKYRHEQLHADRVLYFIDSRQAMHLQQAWTIVRKAGYIPAEMSLEHHAFGMMLGKDGKPFKTRSGGTVKLSDLLDEAQQRAIDLVRSKNPDLAADELASIADAVGIGAVKYADLSKNRTTDYIFDWDNMLAFEGNTAPYLQYAYTRIQSIFRKAGVDPTQLSGEVSLAQAAEENLAQKLVQFNDIIQSVATKGTPHLLCGYLFELAGNFMTFYEACPVNKDDVAADVKQSRLQLCAATAKTLKLGLDTLGIKTLEKM
- a CDS encoding SPOR domain-containing protein yields the protein MPRDYAHRSKPKPRRAATKSTGRSAKKAPAPVKKPPYFAMVIAVALVGAFGYLLMQLNGTAETQPAPVAETTKPKVTTRPQSQLKETPLPPPPAEDWQYIEELENKEVVVDVPPPEPSQGPYQMQCASFRSSAQAESMKAKIAFQGKEAMVRRAEGKSGTWYKVVLGPYEQKRSAEKDRHILARSGIKTCKIWKWQG
- the hslV gene encoding ATP-dependent protease subunit HslV, encoding MTTIVSVRRNGKVVIAGDGQVSLGNTVMKGNARKVRRLYNNRVIGGFAGGTADAFTLFERFEAKLEMHQGHLQKAAVELAKDWRSDRALRRLEALLAVADHESSLIITGNGDVVQPEHDLIAIGSGGPFAQAAALALLENTELEAKEIAEKALTIAGDICVFTNSFHTIEEIDSNNA
- the hslU gene encoding HslU--HslV peptidase ATPase subunit — its product is MSQMTPREIVHELDRHIIGQDDAKRAVAIALRNRWRRMQLEPELRQEVTPKNILMIGPTGVGKTEIARRLAKLANAPFIKIEATKFTEVGYVGKEVDSIIRDLTDMAMKMVREQETERFKYRAEELAEERILDALLPPPRNQFGEPEATSDSNTRQVFRKKLREGQLNDKEIEIEIAQPQVGVEIMAPPGMEEMTNQLQGMFQNIAGRGTEGKSRKLKVSEALKLATEEEAAKLINPEELKEKALESVEQHGIVFIDEIDKVCKRADTSGPDVSREGVQRDLLPLVEGCTVNTKHGMVKTDHILFVASGAFQMAKPSDLIPELQGRLPIRVELGALSSDDFVRILTEPKASLTEQYRALMATEGVSVEFTDDGIKKIADAAWQVNETTENIGARRLHTVMERLMEEVSFDASDKQGESLLIDGQYVTDHLDALVEDEDLSRFIL
- a CDS encoding gamma-butyrobetaine hydroxylase-like domain-containing protein, which encodes MAGPQLTGITLNRAERLLTVRFDDGEAYAIPCELLRVSSPSAEVHGHGKPVLVSHKREVNIKAIERVGNYAVKLIFDDGHDTGIYPWQLLYILGRDQSKIWQDYLQRLAAQKGSREPLIPVQVKFSD
- a CDS encoding HU family DNA-binding protein; its protein translation is MNKTELIDKIAEGADLSKAKAKDALDVLLASVTQSLKEGDPVQLVGFGTFKISHRAARTGRNPQTGAEIQIAAANVPAFTAGKALKDSVNG
- a CDS encoding methyl-accepting chemotaxis protein; amino-acid sequence: MLISQKLKLNTVISLVALVVLAVASALGMSSVGDLHRASLETEKLNSSMLMLRRHEKDFLARKLDKYEGKFTEEVATFQQTLALLQTRLDNETIVEEENRLKAVIDQYHQLFKQLIAEQRVIGLDHKSGLNGALRSAVHDVEKLLYAQKNYQLAAGMLQLRRNEKDFMLRSDAKYLDKFSKNMQSLLNDVKGSKLASGTKSQLTALLGNYQSQFELFAAGAQKIGLDQNSGIRGELRAVIHQSEELLAAVELHIDEEITTKEASINTILTIFAVVVIILLLVLNIQISRAINRPVQALRVMTRRVAETNDLTLRVEVNEDNELGQVSENFNHMMDNFRALIVEVTDAVNSLNSATEELSSNSEHTLDGMQSQLSETDMVATAATEMGATIEEIAKNTEMAANNAEETNRNAEAGKSEVDMTVDRIRSLSERLVQSSEVVSQLENDSVTIGSVLDVIRGIAEQTNLLALNAAIEAARAGEQGRGFAVVADEVRNLAMRTQESTQEIANIIDNLQARTVDIVQLMTTCREEGMGSAEQAAAAGDLLSQITSDVTHIMDMSTQIATAIEEQSHVAAEVNRNVTNIRDIAAQSAEASEHNAKATGQVAEQAAHLSSAISEFKV